A region from the Algoriphagus machipongonensis genome encodes:
- a CDS encoding SDR family oxidoreductase, whose product MSLKSHFQGKVIWITGASSGIGEEMCYQFSDFGAKLIISARNEGKLKRVNSQLPRNPGSAKVLPIDLENLSELPGKAKEAMSFFGRIDILINNAGMAVRDFAINTSIETDQKLMNINYFGAVTLTKSLLPHFQEQGSGQLVVISSLSGKYGVPKLAAYSAPKHALHGFFESLRSELVDSGIFISILIPGIIQTEITAHAVMGQGENYGKVETAFKKAYPTEKAVNEMILAISKRKEEFYVGGMEGVTLWLNRFSPWLLRRFIRNHPLKRLRKLKKSLTFWN is encoded by the coding sequence ATGAGCTTAAAATCACATTTTCAAGGAAAAGTTATCTGGATTACTGGAGCCTCCTCAGGTATCGGGGAGGAAATGTGTTATCAATTCTCAGATTTTGGAGCAAAGCTCATTATTTCGGCTAGAAATGAAGGGAAACTAAAGCGGGTAAACTCTCAACTTCCAAGGAATCCCGGTTCAGCCAAAGTATTGCCAATTGACTTGGAGAACCTTTCTGAACTTCCGGGCAAAGCCAAAGAAGCAATGAGTTTTTTTGGAAGGATTGATATTCTCATCAATAATGCAGGAATGGCTGTTAGAGATTTTGCTATCAACACCTCAATCGAGACAGATCAAAAGCTAATGAATATCAATTATTTTGGAGCTGTTACTTTAACCAAATCTCTTCTACCCCATTTTCAAGAACAAGGCTCTGGTCAATTGGTAGTGATTAGTAGTTTATCCGGAAAATATGGTGTCCCAAAATTAGCGGCCTATTCTGCTCCCAAACATGCACTGCATGGATTCTTCGAATCTTTACGAAGTGAATTGGTGGATTCAGGAATTTTCATTTCTATACTTATTCCAGGGATAATTCAGACAGAAATTACCGCACATGCAGTCATGGGGCAAGGAGAAAATTATGGGAAAGTGGAAACGGCATTTAAAAAGGCCTACCCTACTGAAAAGGCCGTAAATGAAATGATATTAGCCATTTCAAAACGTAAAGAGGAATTTTATGTAGGAGGTATGGAAGGAGTCACCCTTTGGCTAAATCGGTTTTCGCCTTGGTTACTACGTCGCTTCATTCGAAACCATCCTTTAAAAAGATTAAGAAAGCTAAAAAAGAGTTTGACTTTTTGGAATTAA
- a CDS encoding LytR/AlgR family response regulator transcription factor, producing the protein MSSFLKESFFQLSKREKLYAILAISLFFCFFMLFFQPFGVNNYDPKESITPGFALAIFSMGLYLGLLLVINEFLIFPLIFKGGILRWQILMWLIWSIIYIASALFLFYNILGEWHDFRLSSWLDFILNFGALAIIPLTAIFLYGRMRHVEQLTETAEDYHSDMNTIIHFPSDNQSNLHSYSLENILYLESEDNYVAIHFIHQGTFSKTLIRSTLKKIDDLNLHPELVRCHRSFIVNLGHLAKYDGNKQQGVIILQHGLTPIPVSKSYASNLVSRLR; encoded by the coding sequence ATGAGTTCCTTTTTGAAAGAATCATTTTTTCAATTGAGCAAAAGAGAAAAGCTTTATGCCATATTGGCCATCAGCCTTTTCTTTTGCTTTTTTATGCTCTTTTTTCAGCCATTTGGCGTTAATAATTACGATCCAAAAGAATCTATTACTCCTGGATTTGCTTTGGCAATTTTTTCCATGGGGCTCTACCTTGGGTTACTTTTAGTTATTAATGAGTTTTTAATTTTTCCTTTGATTTTCAAAGGAGGTATTCTTCGTTGGCAGATTTTGATGTGGTTGATCTGGTCTATCATTTACATAGCTTCAGCCTTATTTTTATTTTATAATATTCTTGGAGAATGGCACGATTTCAGGCTTTCCAGTTGGCTGGACTTTATCCTCAATTTTGGAGCGTTGGCTATTATACCTTTGACAGCAATATTTCTATATGGTAGAATGAGGCATGTGGAGCAGCTTACAGAAACAGCTGAGGATTATCATTCAGATATGAATACCATTATTCATTTTCCTTCTGATAATCAAAGTAACCTTCACTCTTATTCGCTTGAAAATATTCTGTACCTAGAATCAGAAGATAATTACGTGGCAATACATTTTATCCATCAGGGCACCTTTTCCAAAACGTTGATCCGAAGTACATTAAAAAAGATTGACGACCTAAACTTGCATCCGGAATTAGTAAGATGTCATCGGTCTTTTATAGTGAATTTGGGTCATTTAGCAAAATATGATGGAAATAAACAACAAGGAGTGATAATCCTTCAGCATGGTTTAACCCCCATTCCTGTTTCAAAATCTTATGCTTCAAATCTAGTTTCTCGGCTTCGATAA
- a CDS encoding molybdopterin cofactor-binding domain-containing protein — protein MNNSVSFFLNGEEVTIQNPSPNLLLLDYLRSDQVGLTGAKKGCGQGGCGACTVILSTWNEKSQKAEHKSINSCLRPVCALGGMTITTVEGTGGIKKPENKHLTFTPSASRGAAPISSIVKAPPAWNEAKAALSESIEKRHKKQKSLLKSSLNSSMKVMHLTEEENHEIQEGINPVAHRLAINNGTQCGYCTVGFVMNMSAFLSENPCPTKQQIEDIFDGNICRCTGYRSILTGMKTFASDWSKEDEIHRMKCITEDKCDQVMVHNAINIPFPKAAKMALPPVSILNTEQKWLSPETLDELKSILRKNPPETTRIVFGNTSFGIYAEEFPSFKLFVDIKLIPDLYGIRKTENGLEVGASTTYSELLNFLDKEISEEHLSPTSNLGILQFMCHRTAGMIVRNAASLAGNTMLVLKHLMTGAPFPSDLFTALDGIDAEIKLLRIKSGKITQIKISDLVNQLLKSPEMAFDLVILSYYLPYGDKHAVALAQKVAIREVNSHSIVNSSTKIELCNHLEISNASIVFGGIAPVAWHATKTEQWLKGKMISLELLPKLTEILRKEVKKELNFWEKQGRMIGLPSEGFTDDYKVNLAISFIYKAIIRTLVEKEKKSVPKEIQSAGQINWGNWGLSNGIQKYVNQSFKDPVSQPYIKLMAFHQAMGQVHYTHEIELPPIGKNAAFIQSSKSLASYYFIHPESKKRIQIEELEEILTSKFKAFFKLITYKDIPKGGLNFQGMGADQPIFAVDNILYPGQVIAMVIANTEQDAIEIGEYGSKYCVGYDKVQWDPKQKPSKDQKWEEPIISIDDAIKMGSIFPDCPKTAPFVSHIWKITRPGTELYWANLKKDPLDKKPKYREEIIDGAKCNVIENTQICGEQVHFYMETQSCVAFPEDDDMILVHPSSQSPMEMHQTVASSLAFEQNKVNVSIRQLGGGYGGKTEQTKFVVGPVVVAANSLKRPIRLAMKREHDTAMIGKRHGYYGQYQIAVDQGKLRPEDRGIIRGLYFKIWADGGAFYDCSYIVSNCVQLRIDNAYKVKNFESQLDVCRTNKAPNTAMRAFGDIQGKLISENAIDDAAFSIGMDPVELRRKNMYVRGDVTPFGQALSYCYMRDVWNYVEEKSNYKAKLKEVNAFNKANKWKKRGIYMVPVKYGSGYNLVMIEQAAAIVSVYSGDGSVSINQGGVDMGQGMVTKIEQIASYVLNIPMEIIQIHSPDTKVIPNPTSTGGSTGTAYNGEAVKQACEKMRTRMTEFGYKLLKDQGEEWCKMQGIDFWNYGKEGWAAKIQRGQDEHPKLIWQNLVALAYQYRVDLISSFTAPIPGGTTPIPAMTFKSTKENKAIPGIELADVQSTAGAVDSFVGFTFSAACSEVEVDILTGEVKILKSDIVFDMGWSLNPAIDIGQVEGAFVQGVGYVLTEKLVFEPEGEEKGRLNTLNTWTYKPPAITTIPLEMNTHLYPRNLSSEVPENPNGLFSSKEVGEPPLVLATSVFFAIKSAIRASRLERGLSGYFKLDAPATVQEVSRVLEVSEKDYSS, from the coding sequence ATGAACAATTCTGTTTCATTTTTCTTAAATGGAGAAGAGGTAACTATTCAAAACCCTTCTCCAAACCTTCTATTGCTTGATTATTTGCGTTCTGATCAAGTAGGCCTTACCGGAGCCAAAAAAGGCTGTGGTCAAGGCGGCTGCGGAGCTTGCACAGTAATTTTATCCACATGGAATGAAAAATCTCAAAAAGCTGAACACAAGTCAATAAATTCTTGTCTTCGTCCAGTTTGTGCCCTAGGAGGGATGACCATTACCACAGTAGAAGGTACAGGAGGCATCAAGAAACCGGAAAATAAACACTTAACTTTTACACCTTCCGCATCTAGAGGAGCAGCTCCTATTAGTTCAATCGTCAAAGCTCCTCCAGCTTGGAATGAGGCAAAAGCTGCTTTATCCGAATCAATTGAAAAGAGGCATAAGAAGCAAAAGTCCCTTTTAAAATCCAGTTTGAATAGCTCGATGAAGGTCATGCACCTTACGGAAGAAGAAAATCATGAAATCCAGGAAGGAATTAATCCAGTAGCTCATCGATTAGCAATCAATAATGGAACCCAATGTGGCTATTGTACGGTAGGTTTTGTCATGAATATGTCTGCTTTTCTAAGCGAAAATCCTTGTCCTACCAAACAACAAATCGAGGATATTTTTGATGGAAATATCTGTCGATGTACAGGTTACCGATCTATTTTGACTGGTATGAAAACTTTTGCCTCAGACTGGAGCAAGGAGGATGAAATACATCGAATGAAATGTATAACTGAGGATAAATGTGATCAGGTAATGGTCCATAATGCCATCAATATTCCATTTCCAAAGGCTGCAAAAATGGCTTTGCCTCCTGTTTCTATCCTAAATACGGAACAAAAATGGCTAAGTCCAGAAACCTTGGATGAACTGAAAAGTATTTTAAGGAAAAACCCTCCTGAAACTACCCGAATTGTCTTTGGAAACACTTCATTTGGTATTTACGCAGAGGAATTTCCCTCCTTCAAATTATTTGTTGACATTAAATTAATTCCTGATTTATATGGAATCAGGAAAACTGAAAATGGTCTTGAAGTAGGAGCATCTACCACCTATTCAGAATTATTAAATTTCTTGGACAAAGAAATTTCGGAAGAACATCTTTCCCCTACATCCAACTTAGGGATTCTTCAATTTATGTGTCATCGTACTGCGGGAATGATCGTAAGAAATGCAGCTTCTCTCGCAGGGAACACCATGTTGGTGTTAAAGCACTTAATGACTGGAGCTCCATTCCCTTCAGATTTATTTACAGCTTTAGATGGTATTGATGCAGAGATTAAGTTGCTCAGGATTAAATCAGGGAAAATTACTCAAATCAAAATTTCTGATTTGGTCAATCAGTTGCTGAAGTCGCCGGAAATGGCTTTTGACCTGGTTATTTTAAGTTATTATCTACCTTATGGAGATAAGCACGCTGTAGCTCTTGCACAAAAAGTTGCCATAAGAGAAGTCAATTCACACTCCATAGTGAACAGTTCCACTAAAATCGAGCTTTGTAATCATCTGGAAATTTCCAATGCTTCTATTGTCTTTGGTGGAATAGCACCGGTTGCATGGCATGCCACGAAAACAGAGCAATGGTTAAAAGGAAAAATGATCAGTTTAGAACTTTTGCCCAAATTGACTGAGATCCTCCGTAAGGAAGTAAAAAAAGAATTGAACTTCTGGGAAAAGCAGGGGAGAATGATTGGTTTACCTTCAGAGGGATTTACTGATGACTACAAAGTCAATCTTGCTATTTCATTTATTTATAAAGCCATTATTCGCACACTTGTTGAAAAAGAGAAAAAATCAGTACCAAAAGAAATCCAATCGGCAGGCCAAATCAATTGGGGAAACTGGGGTTTAAGTAACGGTATACAAAAATATGTAAATCAAAGCTTTAAAGACCCTGTATCTCAACCTTACATCAAGTTAATGGCATTCCATCAAGCGATGGGACAAGTACATTATACGCATGAAATAGAATTACCACCTATCGGGAAAAATGCTGCGTTTATTCAATCCAGCAAATCCCTAGCAAGCTATTATTTCATACATCCTGAAAGTAAAAAGCGGATTCAAATTGAAGAGCTTGAGGAGATTTTGACATCAAAATTTAAAGCTTTCTTCAAGCTCATTACCTACAAAGACATTCCAAAAGGTGGTTTGAATTTTCAGGGAATGGGGGCGGATCAACCCATTTTCGCAGTTGATAATATCCTTTATCCGGGACAGGTCATTGCTATGGTCATTGCCAATACGGAGCAGGATGCTATTGAAATAGGAGAATATGGATCGAAATACTGTGTAGGATATGATAAAGTTCAATGGGATCCTAAGCAAAAACCTTCTAAAGACCAGAAGTGGGAGGAACCCATTATTTCAATAGATGACGCAATCAAAATGGGAAGTATTTTTCCTGATTGTCCCAAAACAGCTCCTTTTGTTTCTCATATATGGAAAATTACTCGTCCAGGAACGGAGCTTTATTGGGCAAATCTAAAAAAAGACCCATTAGACAAAAAACCGAAATATCGGGAAGAAATTATTGATGGGGCCAAATGTAATGTCATAGAAAACACTCAAATCTGTGGTGAGCAGGTTCATTTTTACATGGAAACACAATCCTGTGTGGCTTTCCCAGAGGATGACGATATGATTTTAGTGCATCCTTCCTCCCAAAGTCCCATGGAAATGCACCAAACTGTAGCAAGTTCTTTGGCTTTCGAACAGAACAAGGTCAATGTGTCCATCCGGCAATTAGGAGGTGGATACGGGGGCAAAACGGAACAAACAAAATTCGTTGTCGGTCCTGTGGTAGTAGCTGCAAATTCCCTTAAGCGTCCTATCAGGTTAGCGATGAAACGGGAACATGATACTGCGATGATAGGAAAGAGGCATGGCTACTATGGCCAATATCAAATCGCAGTAGATCAGGGCAAATTAAGACCTGAAGACCGAGGTATCATTAGAGGCTTATATTTCAAAATTTGGGCAGATGGAGGAGCATTTTATGATTGCTCATACATTGTCAGCAATTGTGTACAACTAAGAATAGACAATGCCTACAAAGTCAAGAATTTTGAAAGCCAATTAGATGTCTGCAGAACGAATAAAGCTCCCAATACAGCCATGCGAGCTTTTGGAGATATTCAGGGAAAACTTATTTCAGAGAATGCCATAGATGACGCAGCATTTTCTATCGGAATGGATCCTGTAGAACTGAGAAGGAAAAACATGTACGTTAGAGGAGATGTCACTCCATTTGGTCAAGCACTTTCCTATTGCTACATGCGGGATGTATGGAATTATGTAGAGGAGAAAAGTAATTATAAAGCAAAGCTAAAAGAGGTCAATGCTTTCAATAAAGCCAATAAATGGAAAAAGAGAGGCATTTACATGGTTCCTGTCAAATATGGATCAGGATATAATCTGGTGATGATTGAACAAGCAGCAGCTATCGTTTCAGTTTATTCAGGAGACGGCAGTGTCTCTATTAATCAAGGTGGAGTTGATATGGGGCAAGGGATGGTGACCAAAATTGAGCAGATAGCTTCTTATGTTTTGAACATCCCGATGGAAATTATCCAAATTCATAGTCCCGATACCAAAGTCATCCCTAACCCAACAAGCACAGGAGGCTCCACAGGTACAGCCTATAATGGGGAAGCCGTGAAGCAAGCCTGCGAAAAAATGCGCACCAGAATGACAGAGTTTGGATATAAACTACTAAAAGATCAAGGTGAAGAATGGTGTAAAATGCAGGGGATTGACTTCTGGAACTATGGGAAGGAAGGTTGGGCTGCTAAAATCCAGAGGGGGCAAGATGAACATCCAAAATTGATATGGCAAAACTTAGTCGCTTTAGCTTATCAATATCGAGTAGATTTAATTTCCTCCTTCACCGCCCCAATTCCTGGAGGAACTACTCCAATACCAGCTATGACTTTCAAAAGCACCAAGGAAAACAAGGCGATTCCAGGGATTGAATTAGCTGATGTACAATCTACAGCTGGAGCGGTAGACTCCTTTGTTGGATTTACATTTTCTGCAGCATGCTCTGAAGTAGAGGTGGATATACTTACTGGAGAGGTGAAAATCCTCAAATCCGACATTGTTTTTGATATGGGTTGGAGTTTAAATCCTGCTATCGATATTGGACAAGTAGAAGGAGCGTTTGTCCAAGGCGTGGGTTATGTCTTAACAGAAAAGCTTGTTTTTGAACCTGAAGGAGAAGAAAAAGGAAGGTTAAATACGCTCAATACCTGGACCTATAAGCCACCGGCAATAACCACTATTCCTTTGGAGATGAATACACATTTGTACCCAAGAAATTTATCTAGTGAAGTTCCTGAGAATCCTAATGGTCTTTTCTCTTCCAAGGAAGTTGGAGAACCACCTTTGGTGTTGGCTACAAGTGTTTTCTTTGCTATTAAATCAGCCATTCGAGCTTCTCGATTAGAAAGAGGACTTTCGGGTTACTTTAAACTAGATGCCCCTGCCACAGTTCAGGAAGTCAGCAGGGTATTGGAAGTAAGTGAAAAAGATTATTCCTCTTAA
- a CDS encoding M13 family metallopeptidase: protein MRKSIIASLAVLIACSPNPEAEKEVPRRQFIKVDEIDSSIKPGDDFFMHVNGTWYDTVKIADDQAGVGSYSFLNIPQKQLLENILTEVSSTEHPKGSIEQKVGDFYASGMDTTAINSRGFTPVQPILDQIEAISDLNSMKEFIASELKSNNQTLIGLGISPDDENSSINIVHLRQTGLGLPDRDYYFKSDSSTLGIQNAYKTYIATLFELTGSSSGEAAQASEDVYAIEKALAESHKTRIERRVVKENYHKLAVSDLEKKQPNLGIESILGDLGLDADSLDVRQPAYYEKLNNLLASVSLADWKTYLKAHTLSTYASYLSTPFENASFEYSKVVSGQSKQLTRAQQIVQQVDRQLGFDLGQLYVKRYFNEDAKQRVHDLVNNLQKAFEQRIDKLDWMSDSTKAQAKEKLYAINKKIGYPDEWREYPVSIDRGKFFENVLALRKDASRYQLEKFGKEPNREEWGTTPSTVTAYYNPSLNEIVFPAGILQYPYFDLYADDAVNYGGIGMVIGHELTHAFDDQGAQYDKDGNVKNWWTDEDYDKFKAKTQQLIERYDSFTVLDSVHIKGAMTIGENTADNGGIYIAYDAFKLTEQGQDSTLIDGYTPDQRFCLSIANIWRVKVRDEFLRTYVNTNSHSPAMWRVNGPLMNFEPFYAAFPIEAGDKNFKPKEERIKIW from the coding sequence ATGAGAAAATCAATCATTGCTTCATTAGCAGTTCTTATTGCTTGCAGCCCAAACCCAGAGGCAGAGAAGGAGGTTCCAAGAAGACAATTTATCAAAGTAGATGAGATCGACTCATCCATTAAGCCAGGAGATGACTTCTTTATGCATGTCAATGGGACCTGGTATGATACAGTAAAAATTGCCGATGATCAAGCAGGTGTAGGATCCTATTCCTTTCTGAATATTCCCCAAAAACAATTGCTTGAAAATATTCTTACTGAGGTTTCATCAACAGAACATCCTAAAGGAAGCATTGAGCAAAAAGTAGGAGATTTTTATGCTTCAGGTATGGATACCACAGCAATCAATTCCCGTGGTTTTACTCCTGTACAGCCCATTTTAGATCAAATTGAGGCTATTTCGGACTTGAATAGTATGAAGGAATTTATTGCTTCTGAATTGAAGTCAAACAACCAAACATTGATCGGTTTAGGTATTTCTCCTGATGATGAAAACAGCAGTATCAATATCGTTCACCTAAGACAAACCGGCCTCGGATTACCCGATAGAGATTACTATTTCAAATCTGATTCTTCCACTTTAGGAATTCAAAATGCTTACAAAACATATATCGCAACTTTATTTGAACTGACAGGAAGTAGTTCAGGAGAAGCTGCACAGGCTTCTGAGGATGTATATGCCATTGAAAAAGCATTGGCGGAATCACATAAAACCCGAATCGAAAGACGGGTAGTAAAAGAGAATTACCATAAGTTGGCCGTTTCCGATTTAGAGAAAAAGCAACCAAATCTTGGGATTGAATCAATTTTGGGAGATTTAGGATTAGATGCTGATTCACTGGACGTTCGGCAACCAGCATATTATGAAAAGTTAAATAACCTACTGGCTTCAGTTTCATTAGCAGACTGGAAAACTTACCTGAAAGCACATACACTTTCCACCTATGCAAGCTACCTAAGCACACCATTCGAAAATGCTTCCTTTGAGTATAGTAAAGTAGTTTCTGGGCAGTCCAAGCAATTAACACGTGCCCAACAAATAGTACAGCAAGTTGATAGGCAATTAGGCTTTGATTTAGGCCAATTGTATGTCAAAAGGTATTTCAATGAAGATGCTAAGCAAAGAGTACATGACTTAGTCAACAACCTTCAAAAAGCGTTTGAGCAACGAATAGATAAATTGGACTGGATGAGTGACAGTACCAAGGCACAAGCGAAAGAGAAGCTTTACGCGATCAATAAGAAGATTGGTTATCCTGATGAATGGAGGGAATACCCTGTCAGTATTGATAGGGGAAAATTCTTTGAAAATGTCTTGGCTTTGAGAAAAGATGCAAGTCGATACCAGCTAGAAAAATTTGGTAAAGAGCCAAATAGAGAGGAGTGGGGGACCACCCCAAGTACGGTAACAGCCTATTACAATCCTTCTTTAAATGAAATTGTATTCCCGGCAGGGATTCTTCAATACCCCTATTTTGACCTCTATGCAGATGATGCAGTCAACTATGGTGGAATAGGAATGGTGATTGGACATGAGTTAACCCATGCCTTTGATGATCAAGGTGCACAATATGACAAGGATGGAAATGTTAAAAATTGGTGGACCGATGAAGATTATGATAAGTTCAAGGCTAAAACTCAGCAATTGATCGAACGATATGACAGCTTCACTGTTTTAGATTCTGTTCATATCAAAGGTGCTATGACGATTGGAGAAAATACCGCAGACAATGGAGGAATATACATTGCTTATGATGCTTTTAAACTCACCGAACAAGGTCAAGATAGTACCCTAATAGATGGCTACACACCAGATCAACGCTTCTGCCTTTCTATAGCCAATATTTGGAGAGTAAAGGTCAGAGATGAGTTTTTGAGAACTTATGTTAATACCAACTCTCATTCACCGGCAATGTGGAGAGTGAATGGTCCATTGATGAATTTTGAACCATTTTATGCGGCATTCCCGATTGAAGCGGGTGATAAAAACTTTAAGCCAAAAGAAGAAAGAATAAAAATCTGGTAA
- a CDS encoding glutamine--tRNA ligase/YqeY domain fusion protein, protein MTEESASLNFIEQIIADDLAAGFDPKKLRFRFPPEPNGYLHIGHAASICLNFGLGELHNAPVNLRFDDTNPSKEEQEYVDAIKHDIEWLGFQWAKECYSSDYFQQMYDWAIQLIKEGKAYVDGQSAAEMAEQKGTPTKPGVASPFRDRSVAENLDLFERMKEGEFEQGSYVLRAKIDMASPNMLMRDPLIYRIVRKAHHRTGNDWCIYPMYDWAHGESDYIEQVSHSLCTLEFKMHRELYDWFLDQIYDPSLLRPKQREFARRNLSYTVMSKRKLLELVQSKTVSGWDDPRMPTISGLRRRGYTPDSIRKFSDLSGISKRDSVTDVSLLEYCIREDLNKTATRVMGVLDPVKLVITNYPAGKTEILSAENNPEDPNSGTHDLPFSGELYIEREDFKEQAGNKFFRLTLGNEVRLKSAYIIKGESVVKDAAGNITEIHCTADLDSRSGSGTEASTRKVKGTLHWVSIQHAIKAEVREYDRLFLDEAPDSHEDKNFMEFVNPESLKIIKEAYLEPYLKEASMDDKFQFQRLGYFTLDKDSSAEQLVFNKTVGLRDSWAKQKPAPTQNNPSAKPANQGGGQAQGQRSSINEIQKIAKKYTNLSGDKLAAARENIAKLAEDVSYEELEPLFNTAAKKVGTRIGVMISLGVLLNKGQERNAEIDAFIAAGLADKNEQLVEEAEAVSKKS, encoded by the coding sequence ATGACTGAAGAATCCGCATCTCTTAATTTTATCGAACAAATCATTGCAGACGATTTGGCAGCAGGATTTGATCCGAAAAAACTTCGTTTCAGATTTCCTCCCGAGCCAAATGGTTATTTGCATATTGGACACGCAGCATCTATTTGCCTGAATTTTGGACTTGGAGAGCTACATAATGCACCGGTAAACCTTCGTTTTGATGATACCAATCCAAGCAAAGAAGAGCAGGAATACGTGGATGCTATAAAGCATGATATCGAATGGTTGGGTTTTCAATGGGCAAAGGAGTGTTACTCCTCCGACTATTTTCAACAGATGTATGATTGGGCCATCCAATTGATCAAAGAAGGAAAGGCCTATGTGGATGGACAGTCTGCAGCTGAAATGGCAGAGCAAAAAGGAACCCCAACTAAACCGGGGGTTGCAAGTCCATTTCGGGATCGATCAGTAGCAGAGAATCTGGATTTGTTTGAACGTATGAAGGAAGGGGAATTTGAGCAGGGTTCTTATGTGCTCCGAGCGAAAATTGATATGGCCTCTCCCAATATGCTGATGCGTGATCCACTGATCTATAGAATCGTTAGAAAGGCACACCATCGAACAGGAAATGATTGGTGTATATATCCTATGTACGATTGGGCGCATGGTGAGTCGGATTACATCGAACAGGTATCCCATTCCCTTTGTACCCTGGAATTTAAAATGCACCGCGAGCTTTATGACTGGTTTTTAGATCAAATCTATGACCCTTCCCTGCTGAGACCTAAACAAAGAGAGTTTGCTCGAAGAAATCTCAGCTATACGGTAATGAGTAAGCGTAAATTACTGGAGCTAGTACAAAGCAAGACGGTTTCTGGATGGGATGATCCACGTATGCCAACTATTTCAGGTTTGAGGAGAAGAGGTTATACACCAGATTCTATTCGTAAGTTTTCTGATCTGTCAGGAATATCCAAAAGGGATTCAGTTACAGATGTATCCCTGCTGGAATATTGTATCCGGGAGGATTTGAATAAAACTGCTACTCGAGTGATGGGTGTTTTGGACCCTGTGAAATTGGTAATTACGAATTATCCAGCAGGTAAAACAGAAATTTTAAGCGCTGAAAATAATCCTGAAGATCCTAACTCAGGGACTCATGATTTGCCGTTCAGTGGAGAATTATATATTGAAAGAGAGGACTTTAAAGAGCAAGCTGGGAATAAATTTTTCCGTTTGACTCTTGGAAATGAAGTTCGATTGAAAAGTGCCTATATCATCAAAGGGGAATCTGTGGTGAAGGATGCTGCAGGCAATATCACTGAAATTCACTGTACAGCTGACTTAGATTCAAGATCTGGAAGCGGAACAGAAGCGAGTACTAGAAAAGTAAAAGGAACGCTTCACTGGGTTTCCATTCAACATGCGATCAAAGCGGAAGTTCGTGAATATGATCGACTGTTTTTAGATGAAGCACCCGATAGCCATGAGGACAAAAACTTTATGGAATTTGTCAATCCTGAGTCCTTAAAAATTATCAAAGAAGCATATTTAGAACCTTATTTGAAGGAAGCATCAATGGATGATAAATTCCAGTTTCAGCGATTGGGTTACTTCACTTTGGATAAGGATTCTTCAGCTGAACAATTGGTCTTTAATAAGACGGTTGGACTGAGGGATTCATGGGCCAAGCAAAAACCTGCTCCGACACAGAACAACCCATCCGCTAAGCCAGCAAATCAAGGAGGTGGACAAGCACAAGGTCAAAGATCTTCCATCAATGAGATTCAAAAGATAGCGAAGAAATACACCAATCTTTCTGGAGATAAACTGGCTGCTGCCAGAGAAAATATTGCGAAGCTTGCAGAGGATGTTTCTTATGAAGAATTGGAGCCCCTATTCAATACAGCCGCAAAGAAAGTGGGAACCCGCATAGGTGTTATGATTTCACTGGGAGTCCTTTTGAATAAAGGTCAAGAAAGAAATGCGGAAATAGATGCCTTCATTGCTGCGGGATTAGCCGACAAGAATGAGCAGTTAGTAGAAGAAGCGGAAGCGGTAAGCAAAAAGTCTTAA